A region from the Lolium perenne isolate Kyuss_39 chromosome 4, Kyuss_2.0, whole genome shotgun sequence genome encodes:
- the LOC127297589 gene encoding uncharacterized protein: protein MDSRCAFCFHPLLGAAGDACRVCATAATTTSPFGSSSAKPSPSAFSYSAPTATTSPPAFGFSASFGQAASASPFSAIGFSTLQSFLGEAAPPSPFALPPVSANATPYGVAQPLGSITAESPVFDDDEPVEDPPAATLGGVQEAPSSATNAPLVLNTHCELPAIARGSARDSFAVLVHAKAPAADHTAPRPSLDLVTVLDVSGSMAGSKLALLKEAMGFVIDKLGPADRLSVVSFSHQARRETRLTRMSDAGKASTKLAVEYLYACGNTDILKGLDTAAKVLDGRRYKNTVASVILLSDGQDTCNRPFGFNCGQNKSYDYLVPRSFVANNDRSTPIHTFGFGTDHDAKEMHAVAEATGGTYSFIENQEVVQDAFAQCIGGLLSVAVQEAWIAVACPHPDVRVRSIKSGRYESRVVAYGRAASVDVGELYADEERRFLLFVDVPRVAEDDEDVTRLIRVSCTYKASTTGKSMQVDCEDAVVRRPAEVTTEADQKPSMEVQVERFRVEAAEDIAAARAAAERGDHAEAVRILDRRQEAARTGDLLGDARCAAVVYELAELSARVSTQREYEQTGRSSMLSGMSAHAQQRAVSVNLCGAMASPTFGAMPAPAFGAGCAMPMFGATPAPAFGAGCAMPTFGAAFATPAMVDMVGSSRKIREEREQQHSSPPTMPSNGSSIFAAANNDSSSNPTS, encoded by the coding sequence ATGGATAGCCGGTGCGCCTTCTGCTTCCACCCCCTGCTGGGCGCCGCCGGCGACGCCTGCCGCGTCTGCGCCACGGCGGCCACGACGACGAGCCCCTTCGGTTCGTCTTCCGCCAAGCCGAGCCCCTCCGCTTTCAGCTACTCGGCTCCTACGGCCACGACGAGCCCTCCCGCCTTTGGCTTCTCAGCGTCGTTTGGACAGGCGGCTTCGGCGAGCCCCTTCTCCGCCATCGGCTTCTCCACGCTGCAGAGCTTCCTTGGAGAGGCGGCTCCTCCCAGCCCCTTCGCTTTACCGCCAGTGTCTGCCAACGCAACGCCCTATGGAGTTGCACAACCTCTCGGATCAATCACCGCCGAGAGCCCCGTGTTCGACGACGACGAGCCGGTGGAAGACCCTCCCGCTGCGACACTCGGCGGCGTCCAAGAAGCACCATCATCGGCAACCAACGCGCCGCTCGTCCTCAACACGCACTGCGAGCTCCCGGCCATCGCGAGGGGCAGCGCCCGCGACAGCTTCGCGGTGCTGGTGCATGCCAAGGCTCCCGCCGCCGATCATACTGCGCCGCGCCCGTCGCTCGACCTCGTCACGGTGCTGGACGTCAGCGGGAGCATGGCTGGTAGCAAGCTGGCGCTGCTCAAGGAGGCCATGGGGTTCGTCATCGACAAGCTCGGGCCGGCGGACCGCCTCAGCGTTGTCTCCTTTTCGCACCAGGCGCGCCGGGAGACCCGGCTCACGCGCATGTCGGACGCCGGCAAGGCCTCCACCAAGCTCGCCGTGGAGTACCTTTATGCCTGTGGCAACACGGATATCCTCAAGGGTCTGGACACGGCCGCCAAGGTGCTCGACGGCCGCCGGTACAAGAACACCGTCGCCAGCGTCATCCTTCTCTCGGACGGCCAGGATACCTGCAATCGCCCCTTTGGGTTTAATTGCGGACAGAACAAGAGCTACGACTATCTCGTGCCACGTTCTTTCGTTGCCAACAACGACCGCTCCACGCCGATCCACACGTTCGGCTTCGGCACCGACCACGACGCCAAGGAGATGCACGCCGTGGCCGAGGCCACCGGCGGCACCTACTCCTTCATCGAGAACCAGGAGGTGGTGCAGGACGCCTTCGCGCAGTGCATCGGCGGGCTGCTCTCGGTGGCCGTGCAGGAGGCGTGGATCGCCGTGGCTTGCCCGCACCCTGACGTGCGCGTGCGGTCCATCAAGTCCGGCCGCTACGAGAGCCGCGTCGTGGCGTACGGACGCGCCGCCTCGGTGGACGTTGGCGAGCTCTACGCCGACGAGGAGAGGCGCTTCCTGCTGTTCGTGGACGTGCCGAGAGTCgcggaggacgacgaggacgtgACGCGCCTTATCAGGGTGAGCTGCACGTACAAAGCCTCGACGACCGGGAAGTCGATGCAGGTGGACTGCGAGGACGCTGTCGTGCGAAGGCCGGCGGAGGTGACGACCGAAGCGGACCAGAAGCCGTCCATGGAGGTACAGGTGGAGCGCTTCCGCGTGGAGGCGGCGGAAGACATCGCGGCGGCGCGGGCAGCCGCCGAGCGCGGCGACCACGCGGAGGCCGTGCGGATACTGGACAGGCGGCAGGAGGCGGCGAGgacgggtgatctgctcggcgaCGCTCGGTGCGCGGCGGTGGTCTACGAGCTGGCAGAGCTCAGCGCCCGCGTGTCAACCCAGCGGGAGTACGAGCAGACGGGGCGGTCGAGCATGCTGTCCGGCATGAGCGCTCACGCGCAGCAGCGCGCCGTGTCCGTCAACTTGTGCGGTGCCATGGCGTCCCCCACGTTTGGAGCGATGCCGGCGCCGGCGTTTGGAGCAGGGTGCGCGATGCCCATGTTTGGAGCGACGCCAGCGCCGGCGTTTGGAGCAGGGTGCGCGATGCCCACGTTTGGAGCAGCGTTCGCGACGCCAGCAATGGTGGACATGGTGGGTTCGTCCCGGAAGATACGTGAAGAACGGGAGCAGCAGCACTCATCGCCGCCGACAATGCCGAGCAATGGCAGCAGCATCTTCGCTGCTGCGAACAATGACAGCAGCTCTAATCCTACTAGCTAG